Sequence from the Amaranthus tricolor cultivar Red isolate AtriRed21 chromosome 1, ASM2621246v1, whole genome shotgun sequence genome:
GATAACCGGTTTTATTTGTGGTATTTTGTGATAGGGAATTTTTCAGCAAAATATTTGGCAGAAATTAGAGGCTATGTTTTTCAAatgactaataaaaataattgtggcatttctttttaaaaaaaaagtcaagtaATCAATTTTAGTTTAGCAGAAATATTATTCCTCAATACTCCTAAGTCCTATTCTAAAGGAGAGCGCTGAAAACTGCAATATCATACCCAACTACtagaggtgatcaaacaccgggctGGGCCGGGTTCGGGTCGGGCCGAGTGAGAAAAAACTGCCCATTGATGCGGGCCGGGCCAAAGTGCGGGCCTAAAAGTTCCTACCCAAACCCGTAATATGCGGGCTTGCGGGCTTTTTtgcgggcttgcgggcctattttatatattatttaattgtatcatacaataaaactaaaatcaaaatattattttttccttttcaaattaattgcaacttagaaaaatgtcattattaattttttactcttaatttttgtttaattttttttatttataagttgaaatataattaagtgatatCTTGTTCGAATCatttcattgcaaagattattaacatataacttttgtaattttcattacatataattaagaatattaataattgaattagtacatcaaactttataacaaataaaatattgcaagaatattaataattctttactctttttcgggccgggccgggccggACCGTGGGCCAAATGtcaatcccaaacccgtcccaaaaaaatttgggccacttattttctgcccaaacccgcccatcgggccatattttggaacccaaaccctcacttttttcGAGCCGggccgggccgcccatgatcaggtCCACCAACTACTCTTTACTCTTtttagagttttctattaaccTCTTGAAGTAGTACATTTGCGGAATACAATACTGTTGACGTAGTAGGGTTAGCATTTACAAATTGGAATAATACAATGGTAGGGTGAAAAGTTTGAAAAGAATAagcttattataaaaaaaacacccaaaataagctttgaaaattttcattaccaaatAAAGTGTCTCCTTGTCCGAGCTTGAGGTCAGTTATATTCGCTGTTACTACCAGGGAACAAAAAAAGACAATGTCATAGCGTTGGAAGGgacaaaaaacaaagtttgttcGTTGCTTGTAACGGCGAACaaactttgttttatttttttcccttCCAACGCTTTGAcattaataacagcgaacaaagttCATTTTCCAATttgtttgttcgctgttagtaacaatgaaCATACCTGACCGTAGGCTTAAATAAGGAGACCCTcattttgggaattaaaattttccaaagcttattttgggtttttttagggaaattccacatagttgcatcgaactttcatgaaacgctaGTGGTAgcattttttaaagatttttccacatggtaacatccactttatgccttatctaacttccGTAGCactttccgttaaattcttgttaatttccatttaattcaccattttcaCATTTAAACCCTTATTAAATGTTGGTTGTTATCTTTATAATTttcctaaaccatttttatgctttcaaatgtttaattcatcattttgacgtTCAATTCACCGTTTTAATTCATCAACACTCTCAAATGTtgtaagaattttgttttcattcaacttGTTGGCATTTTTTACAAAAGGTGCTTAGGCACTATTACATAAGCCATAATGTTCACTTAATGTACTTAACTaggattataaagttcaaaaggtgcatttcaagcactaatacatatgtacttaactaggtaaattataaagacaacaatttgaatgaaaataaaattgttacaacaatTGAGAGCTTTGATGAATTaaatgtcaaaatggtgaatttaaCATTTGAGAGCTTTGATGAATCAAATCATGCACCAAACCGAACTCATCCTGATTACAACCGACTTAAtccgaatcaatttttaattgaccTATTATAAACCTAAACTGATTTAGTTTGATATTCTTTATAACTAGTTTAGAATAATTACTATAacatttagtttaataaattaagtattaagCGAAAAATAGATCGAATTTTGATTATCGAACATGGAAGTATGATCGACTTATTATATcctcttattagttaatctaataaagtaatagatattttcataaattaaattttattaatacataaatataaacTACTAACACTGAAACCGttcttttatatttcttttatcgTTTTGTTCTTTAGTTTTTCTAAAAACCAAATataaactattttttattttatatttttcaaaaaataaaattaacctaACTCATTTTAATcagttttataataaaaaatttgtcaattttaaaaattgttgcCCAAACGGCCAATTCGAACTACAACCTAAAATCGAAACTAAAAATTGTGAGTCTTTCCAGGTTAAGTCTAACAAAAAAGTACAAAACCATCATATACCTCTCCGTTAAACCCTTTCTACAGGCTTGATCTACAATTTTAGGAGTAAATTAGATGACGACGACAATTTATTAGGTAACTACTTTATCTTGTATTTCTTATTTCAATTCGATTTCAATGCTGTTAAATTTGAGATTTATCAGAACTTCTATCTAATTACTTAATTGGTGCAAAATGTTTTTGGATATCATTTAAACTATAACCCTAATTTTCTTGTTCCAATCcgaaaaccaaaaaattaatatacGATCCTACACAACTAATTTGAGATGGAGGCTCTACATGGAATCGTTGCTGATATCTCGAGGATGCTCAAAAGGTGTTTGCTTCAACTGCACTGTGGGTTTTTGCATCATTGCCTGCATATTATGCAGTATACACACTTAGCATGATAAGTTGGGGATACACTTTTTAGTGTTTGATGATCATTAGACATCTGTAGTATTTGTTATTTATTGCGATGTCTTGTTAGTATGTTGCTAATTCAAAGTATTGTAATTTGATTTTGGATACTTGTCTCTGTTCAAATACATTGTGTGTTAAGGTTTTAGAGGGCTTTACGCAGATGTTAAGGCTCTTTGGTTAATTTTATACTAGAACATCTTGGTGTTGTCAAGAGGCTTTTGAAATTGCACTGTCTTCATAATCTATGTACTTGGGTACTTTAATTTTTGTTCATTTGTTGATTTCCAATTTGAaataattggtttatgtgatttTCAAGGTTGATGTTGGCTTCTCATAATAATCAACGCGTTGCCAAAATTATTGTATTGACCTCATGATGATGGCCCTCACATGGTTAAGTGCAATTCTAGTTGGAGCAGGGTGCCTTGCACTGGGGTACTACTTTGGTGCTCGTCATCCTGCTCGTTTACTCATTTCATCTGCAACATCCAAAGCTCATGCTTCTAGTTCCAATAATGGAAGCAAGAAAAAGAACTCCCAAGCGGCTCTTGAGATTGAAAAGCTAGCTGATATTCTTGAAGATTTCAAAATGGTGCATGGATTTCTACTCTCTCTTGTAGTTGAACATAGTTGCAACATAGGCTGTTTAAGTTTATGATTTATGTCAAGTCATTTTAGTAATGAACTCATTTTCTTAAAGGTATTAGTAGTGAGGAATGACTTGAAGATGGGTAAAGGAAAGATTGCTGCCCAATGCAGGTATTGACCCAAACATTTCTTATGTGATCATTTACTTTTTGAGGAATTTTTACGTATATTCTTTGGACAATTGTTCTTTAGTTTCTTAGAGCTTTAACAAATATTGTTATGATTGAAATCCACTTTATCCATTGTTGCATTTCCTACACTGTTATTTTGACTGAAGTACTGAACTATTTTGTATTATTCTATTAGTCTCATGGTGGTTTAGGAAAACTGCCACCACAAGACTAGTTGGTTTTAGCTTTAAAAGGTGTTGTATACTAGCCAATGTAGTCCTTTAGAACCGCCTCATTAGATGTTTGAGATATCTTGATTTCTAAGTATTACATGTGTTTCAAACACTATAACGTATCCTTTTGAGTTATCTCTATTTGGTCCCTTATATTTTTAGCTGTTAACTGTTTTTGCTTTTGTGTTCGGGTTTTTCATTCAGTCATGCTACGTTAGGGCTCTACAAAAAGCTCCATAGCCGAGCACCAAAAGCTTTGAATCGGTGAGATACAATGTGAAGCTTTTTGCTGATTGAATTTTTCATTTACATTTATGCATTTTACTTAGTGTGCTTCATTCTATGACAGGTGGGAGATGTGTGGGCAGGTTAAAGTAGTTGTCAAAATTGATAGCGAGGAAGAGATGCTGGCTTTGCAGGTGAGATGTTTCAGTTTATTTTAGTTAAGTTGTGAATTACTTTAATCCTTTGGGATCTAGTATTGCCATGCTGTTAATTCACTTGGATCAGACATAATCAATCAAGTGACATATTTTGAAGTTTCAAGAATAACCTTATCTTGTATGCAGTCTTCTGTATCACTCTTTTTCCATACAGAATATGTCATTGATGTGTTTGAATGTTTTTATAGTTTAAACTCCAAAGAAGAGTACTCTAAAGTTTCATTGAAATTATACAATCATGCACATGAAACTTCACATGTGATGTTTTCATTGAAATTACACTAAAGTTTCATTACCTTTACAATTTTTAACATCGTATATCTAAGAATGGTGTTTTTAGTGTCCTTATTTTTTGCCCATATCCCAAGACCTTTGTGTTCCGTGTTAGAGTAACTAATCAGTTTCTTTTTTGCTGTAACCTTATCAGTTTTTATATTATCACTTGTGGGTTTTAGTTGGCTTCTATACTTTTTGGAGCAGCTGACTTTAAAAGTAATGCTCTCCACATCATAATATTGGACGTTTGTTTCGAAATTATGATCTGGATTCTGGAGCCGAGGTAATAGAATCTATGCTTCTTTCAGTAACGCTCTACATCCGTACTGAAGCTGTATGTCTGTATCCTGCAGAATCTTCCATTGCTGTGTGAAACTGATGTTCTCTGTCGTAAACTCTAATAGATGGATGTATTTGAACTTGGAAAATTCACTCAATTTTTGTTGAACTTATGATTTTACATTAGTTTAAGAAGAGGGTTGAGTTGTCTGCTGATTCTCCATGTTATGTTTTTATCTAAGCATCATGTTAACTATCTTGAAAATCAGCAATCTAAATAAATAGTTTAACTTTTCTGATGTTTGGTCTTTTCTTTTGGTCATTTGCCCTTAAGAGCTAAACCAGGAAGTTTTACCTTCTCCAAGACTCTGTTTTTTCGAAGCCAAGCCTGTTTTTCCTGGGACTTTGATTTCTGTTGATTCTTCTTATCCCCATTGCAGAAATATAATAGAAACAAAGTAAAACTCTGATCTACTGGTACTAATATTTGTTTACTTGATTGTCTTTTCCTGCTAACTATGTGGTGAACCTACTTATACAATGTTGCATGAAATATTAATGTAGTATGAATACTCATATCTTTTTTTCTGTTTAGTATTTTAAAAGGTACCTTTTTAATTTCTTACTCACTATATGCTTTGGCCAAGTGCAGGGAAGGGCCAAGTCAATTCATATACCCACGCATATTGTGATTGATGCTGGTAGAACACAAATAGCACCAAGTAAGATGCTGAATTATTTTTCTACCATTATAGATCTTGCATGTTAACATAAGTTTCTATTTTGATGAAAACTCCAAAGTTCATTATTGCTCTTAGCCACTTTGGTAAGGTCTCTTTAAATAACTTTCTCAGTTCATCAAATTAATTGATCCAACCATCCAGACTAATGTGCATATGCATTTTTATCGTGCGTGTATATGTGCATGTTAAAATTGTCATGTAGGTGATGTGAATGTATTTCTAGAAATGATTGTTTTCTAGCATACGGAAATAAAATGTAATAAGAGTGATAATTAGTGTTGAGATATTAATTCATGAGGCTAAGCATTAAACATCATCATGAGCTAATGGTTTCTAAATGTTGAGATGCATAAAAATGCGAGTTCACATTCAGGAGTAAAATCTAGTTGCTTTTGAATTTAGGAGTTACTTTACCAGTCACCAATTGATTTTAGAATAATGACTTAGAAATCCTTCGGTGTGCCTCATACTTTATGGGTGTAGCTGCTATGAACTGATAATTTCAAGCAAACCGTAAATTGAGAATTGAAAGACTAAAATGACAAAAGATTAATTATACTATCAAATTGATGAGTAAAGAACAATTACAAAATAACGAAAGATAGATcaagtttttcaattttttatcttattaccCCTTCGTAATTACCTAATGTTGTAATTACCTAATTACCCCTTCGTAAACCATTATCCCCAAATACCAAGTTATAGCAGTAGCCTTCACTAACGTTCAGTTTTTCTCATATTCATAAGAAAGTCTCTGCTGACTCCTTCATTGAAATCTTTCTTTTTATTCTGCAGATTCTCGGACAGTCATGGCAGTTCTAGGTATGTGTCACTTTGTGTTGTCGTAGAACTTGCACATGCTCATTGTCTTATATCAAACTTCAATCCTTTCCactaaaatcatatttctaTTGTAGGACCCGCTGACATGGTTGATGATGTAACTGGAGGACTGAAGCTTCTTTAAGTGGCTTATTTATTGAAGATGGTTGCTAATTTGGCAAATGCAGGGACACCGACCTTGTTGTTGTAATTCCAAGGGGGCAGGGAGCGGGGGGCATGGAATAGCAAGGCTGCTTTTCTGCAAATCAATCATTTAATCTTATCCCAAGTTTTACTAATTGGAGGCAAAACTTTTGATGTTTCATTTGCTAATTGGATATCTTCCTGTTTGGTCCTACTGCTGGCTACTTAATTTGGTATTAGTATTGTGATGTTGATGAAGTTTGtttcacttttttatttttgtcaattcgTTGTCTTATAAATTTACGGGAAAGTTGCTCAATTCCACATTGAAGTTCCTGTTGTCGTAAGAGCATTATTATTGTTCACCACTTGCTGAGATTTATTTTGGGACTATTAATAGTGAACTCGATTTGTTCAAGGTATGAGATTTATCTCAAAACCTGACATGGGATTTTTTATGTACAAAGTATCCACTCAGAGTGATGTGTTTAATGACATTGGAAGAAGAAAAACTtcaagttgtgtttcaaatgtTACAGGGCTTGTTTGGCAAACTATTATTGCCTGTGGTTGTTTGCTAAAGTTAGCTGGTTGAACAATAGAAAGTCTTCGTTGCAAAGTTACTTGTTTAAACTAATTGTTTAAACTAGTTGTTCAGtcggttataaaaatatttggtTGACgattttattagagaaaaagtatatcaaaaagaaaaaattaataaaaaaacagtATCATGAGTGGCTTTTTGATTTAGGGTTAAAAGTTAGTTTTCTAATTAGTTTTAAAGCCATttattaaacattatttttagttgtttgcTAACCAAAAAgccaactaaaaatttaaaagccaactatgaagtttaaaaaaaaaaaaactaattgtcAAATACCCtataaaacaactaaaaaatgACGGTCAGAGTGTCAGACTAGTGATATACATAGCATTTAGCGTTAATTAAGAAATGTGAACTAAAATTCacattttaaaaaacaatatatcaaaaatcattaattttttgtttgtatATGAAAACCTAATTTGCCGTATTTTACAacataaaaattcaattttttagcttttttttagTTACTTAGCTAAAATATAATGTCctttaacaattttaaaaatatctaaaaaattatagaattaTTATTTAAGTATGATATATTGTGgacaattgtttttttatttgtgtgatatacattaataaattggttggaaGAGACCGAAATTGAAGTGGAATATAAAAAAggggaaaaagaaaatgagttttatttctttttacaatgaaagttttttttaagtttgttagtttggtgaagtttttttaataatattttgttcGTCAACGTTTATTGCATTTGTTAATCTAAACATTAGATGTCTCTCAGAAGACATCCAATACACTTAAAACACCAAAATCTGTTTTGAAAATAACAATTCACAAATCTGCAACATAATATTTTCTTCGATTATCAACTGAAATCAAGTTGAAGATTTAATGCAAGAACTTGAGTAGTTTATATCACATAATTAAAACAATCAGAATCCAAATGATGATAcacatttaattattttttttaaatatcataatgtatgttttttgaatcttttcagaacattatttttttaagattatGAAATATTGGTGAATATCGTAACCGTTTGAAGACTTGATAATCTTAT
This genomic interval carries:
- the LOC130823628 gene encoding uncharacterized protein LOC130823628, giving the protein MMMALTWLSAILVGAGCLALGYYFGARHPARLLISSATSKAHASSSNNGSKKKNSQAALEIEKLADILEDFKMVLVVRNDLKMGKGKIAAQCSHATLGLYKKLHSRAPKALNRWEMCGQVKVVVKIDSEEEMLALQGRAKSIHIPTHIVIDAGRTQIAPNSRTVMAVLGPADMVDDVTGGLKLL